A region of Plasmodium falciparum 3D7 genome assembly, chromosome: 12 DNA encodes the following proteins:
- a CDS encoding mitochondrial import inner membrane translocase subunit TIM10, putative, whose amino-acid sequence MNDNISKVNSTVVELLGMSDLFKRMQNTCWLKCIPDVHDSFLSVGETSCVDRCVNKYMEIHTLVGKNLQESQITK is encoded by the coding sequence atgaatgataatataagcAAAGTAAATAGTACTGTTGTTGAACTTTTAGGTATGTCGGACTTATTTAAACGTATGCAGAACACATGTTGGTTAAAATGTATTCCGGATGTACATGATTCATTTCTTTCAGTAGGTGAAACAAGTTGCGTTGATAGATgtgttaataaatatatggaaaTACATACACTCGTGGGAAAAAATTTACAAGAATCTCAAATCACAAAATAA
- a CDS encoding zinc finger protein, putative: MIKKRKKKKKEEKEKEEKYSFMNISSFNRKCNKEKYHFFNTAMNIKKKYICDDNNITLVGNNINENKNNIKVNKNNIKENKNNIKKNKNNINENKNNINENKNDINENKNNICQKAKEQSSLLNLNIRKEKNEHEYFINDDIFISTIKENELNNIHINKTCTLQDVEYYNVHLKNKFYKTYIHSYDNKMLNVDEEGEYDRNENINRNESIHIVNASGYMHESIHDVSHNYEGNLTNNNNIIESDILENNIKINSNITNNNVINSSNQDNDVHVNVPSQNNYEEKKEECQQKERTNESINNINSDNNKNDIHNVNNNNNVNNNDSVNNNDSVNNNDSVNNNDSVNNNDSVNNNDSVNNNDNINNYDNINNYDNINNYDNINNNDNTNNNDNTNNYDNTNNYDNTNNYDNINNYDNTNNNSDIIDSSNVSPREGENEHNSRETSNINNRGISFIENGHSNVSNEDDLNYYVITIRELRTNDINRRDDDNISIEDEHIYSFTKCFISKILGYDIKPDLEEYNMNKIIRSLLFILMLFILFCTEFLFVYNNLLKIKVDSKLVMIESNYNPTFVSNFLYQFNENDLKKSLVTENIIKEEIGKGNFMLYNNMCVIMNKLNINCNNFSDYYKINDNNENTEHLIEKSIKIFQELNNKKIFVYKMKESLFAKCNDVSNKNLNNDDNYIFIYVSEKKILKISVLFLILTIFFLCLRIALIISRILYDIILFIYMKGFRLSIESKKKYLSKYIWSVSTLYLLEIILGDECIVWWLHDIDPIFSYHFQYFIWIISLFCFATYVLHKILKTCASRWDRTNDRENIDNHGNHTDGNTLFGNPIIINPLNDGPEPRTTRYENSANVNLTTTTTTNNNNNNNNDNNNDNNDNNINNYHNNNNNNNVYTEFPNNTNNNINYTSISLSLKCVHDFLYGANIMFACIFLLLNLSKVPVITIIVTSVVLFIDILNDTYLEQVHLTSTITNTTFQRPRRKRFYIIENKKKKNFKNIFLMRINEHTYRDVTVDTINKKEKKNKVNNQIPFNHKNNNKYWDNKNGIFNIRNIINNKYLNKKKKSLKKTVNKNNENDVQDEINNNNSNNNLPENYELNNSIIATYEYCEICDERNKNVVLHPCMHGGFCEACIRCMIFNSLKLKDTYPCCPLCRNPIENVYKISYEDDERKVQATNILTIKRK, encoded by the coding sequence atgataaagaaaagaaaaaaaaaaaaaaaagaagaaaaagaaaaagaagaaaaatattcattcatGAATATCTCTTCTTTTAATCGTAAATGTAATAAAGAAAAGTATCATTTCTTTAATACAgcaatgaatataaaaaaaaaatatatttgtgatgataataatataacccTTGTGgggaataatataaatgaaaataaaaataatataaaggtaaataaaaataatataaaggaaaataaaaataatataaagaaaaataaaaataatataaatgaaaataaaaataatataaatgaaaataaaaatgatataaatgaaaataaaaataacatatgtCAAAAGGCAAAAGAGCAATCATCTCTTTTGAACCTAAATATTCggaaggaaaaaaatgaacatgaatattttataaacgatgacatatttatatctacaataaaagaaaatgaattaaataatatacatattaataaaacgTGCACTTTACAAGACGTggaatattataatgttcatttgaaaaataaattttataaaacatatattcattcatacgataataaaatgttaaaTGTGGATGAAGAAGGTGAATATGATCGCAAcgaaaatattaatagaaaTGAAAGTATACATATTGTAAATGCGAGTGGATATATGCATGAAAGTATACATGATGTAAGTCATAATTATGAGGGAAACCTTaccaataataataatataatagaaagtgatatattagaaaataatataaaaataaatagcaatattactaataataatgttattaATTCTTCAAATCAAGATAATGATGTTCATGTAAATGTCCCGTCACAGAATAACTATGAggagaaaaaagaagaatgtCAACAGAAAGAAAGAACAAATGAGagtataaataacataaatagtgataataataaaaatgatatacataatgtaaataataataacaatgtaaataataatgacagtgtaaataataatgacagtgtaaataataatgacagtgtaaataataatgacagtgtaaataataatgacagtgtaaataataatgacagtgtaaataataatgacaatataaataattatgacaatataaataattatgacaatataaataattatgacaatataaataataatgacaatacaaataataatgacaatacaaataattatgacaatacaaataattatgacaatacaaataattatgacaatataaataattatgacaatacaaataataacagTGATATTATTGATTCATCTAATGTAAGCCCAAGAGAAGGAgaaaatgaacataatagTAGAGAGACAAGCAATATAAACAATAGAGGAATAAGTTTTATAGAAAATGGTCATAGTAATGTATCGAATGAAGatgatttaaattattatgttattaCTATAAGGGAGCTAAGAactaatgatataaatagaaGAGATGACGATAATATAAGTATTGAagatgaacatatatattcttttacaaaatgttttattagTAAAATATTAGGTTATGATATAAAACCTGACttagaagaatataatatgaataaaataataagaagtcttttatttatcttaatgttatttattttattttgtactgaatttctttttgtttataataatttattaaaaataaaagtagaTAGTAAATTAGTAATGATTGAATCTAATTATAATCCAACTTTTGtatctaattttttatatcaatttaatgaaaatgatttaaaaaaatcattagttacagaaaatataataaaagaagaaataggAAAAGGtaattttatgttatataataatatgtgtgtaattatgaataaattaaatataaattgtaataatttctcagattattataaaattaatgataataatgaaaatacagAACATCTTATAGAAAAaagtattaaaatatttcaagaattaaataataaaaaaatttttgtatataaaatgaaagaatCTTTATTTGCTAAATGTAATGATGTGTccaataaaaatttaaataatgatgataattatatatttatatatgtttctgaaaagaaaattttaaaaattagtGTTTTGTTTTTGATACTGACTATATTCTTTTTGTGCTTAAGAATAGCATTGATCATATCCAGGATCTTATAtgatatcatattatttatatatatgaaaggaTTTAGATTATCTAtagaaagtaaaaaaaaatatctatCGAAATATATATGGTCCGTATCTAccttatatttattagaaaTTATATTAGGTGATGAATGTATAGTATGGTGGCTTCATGATATTGACCCAATTTTTAGTTATCACtttcaatattttatatggatcatatctttattttgcTTTGCAACCTATGTTCTTCATAAAATTCTTAAAACATGTGCATCTCGTTGGGATAGAACGAATGACAGGGAAAATATAGACAACCATGGTAATCATACGGATGGTAATACTTTATTTGGTAACCCTATAATTATAAACCCATTAAATGATGGCCCTGAACCAAGGACCACAAGATATGAGAACTCTGCAAATGTAAACCTTACTACAACAACTactactaataataataataataataataatgataataataatgacaataatgataacaatattaataattatcataataataataataataacaatgttTATACTGAATTTCCAAACAACAcgaacaataatataaactaCACTTCCATATCTCTTTCGTTAAAATGTGTACACGATTTTCTCTATGGAGCTAATATTATGTTTGCATGTatcttcttattattaaatttgaGTAAAGTTCCCGTAATTACAATTATAGTTACATCTGTAGTTTtatttatagatatattaaatgacaCATATTTGGAACAGGTTCATTTAACATCTACAATAACTAATACGACGTTTCAGAGACCAAGACGAAAaagattttatattattgaaaataagaaaaagaaaaattttaagaatatatttttaatgagAATAAATGAACATACCTATCGAGATGTAACCGTagatacaataaataaaaaagaaaagaaaaataaggTTAACAACCAAATACCTTTTAATCATAAGAATAACAATAAATACtgggataataaaaatggtaTATTTAACATACGTAATATCATAAACAATAAgtatttaaacaaaaaaaaaaaaagtttaaaaaaaacagtaaataaaaataatgaaaatgatgtCCAAGATGAAatcaacaataataatagtaataataatctgCCGGAAAACTATGAACTTAATAATTCAATTATAGCAACATATGAATATTGTGAGATATGTGACGAacgaaataaaaatgtagtaTTACACCCATGTATGCATGGAGGTTTTTGTGAAGCATGTATTAGATGTATgatatttaattctttaaaattaaaagatacaTACCCCTGTTGTCCTCTGTGTAGAAATCCTATTgaaaatgtttataaaatatcttatgaagatgatgaaagGAAGGTTCAAGCTACGAATATACTAACCatcaaaagaaaatga